Proteins from a single region of Dictyostelium discoideum AX4 chromosome 5 chromosome, whole genome shotgun sequence:
- the gcvH5 gene encoding glycine cleavage system H-protein — MFLFKTTNNLRKSLSNKFFCTRYSKNHLWISINNNNNSNNNNNNNNNIIIGTLGLTENGPINKFDDVLYIKFPIIKDENQVDDEPLTISLDTISDQILLNSPIRNCKLISINQDVLDYPNYINSSPMSKGWLCKIKFSNINDFNSLMNKNEYDNYCKNKIIKI; from the coding sequence atgtttttgttcaaaacaacaaataatttaagaaaaagtctttcaaataaatttttttgtacaagatattcaaaaaatcatttatggatttcaattaataataataataatagtaataataataataataataataataatattattattggtacaTTAGGATTAACAGAGAATGGcccaattaataaatttgatgatgttTTATATATCAAATttccaataataaaagatgaaaatcAAGTTGATGATGAACCATTAACCATTTCTTTAGATACAATTTCTGaccaaattcttttaaattcaccAATAAGAAATTGTAAATTGATTTCAATTAATCAAGATGTACTCGATTATccaaattatataaattcatCACCAATGTCAAAGGGTTGGttatgtaaaataaaattttcaaatataaatgattttaatagtttaatgaataaaaatgaatatgataattattgtaaaaataaaataattaaaatttaa